A genomic region of Mobula hypostoma chromosome 16, sMobHyp1.1, whole genome shotgun sequence contains the following coding sequences:
- the LOC134357605 gene encoding uncharacterized protein LOC134357605 isoform X2: MPFMGILKLGFPTENVNFQKDEQIVKKFFAFEAVWNVLFLHRHGLFLALFCPQPVSCERGRAQSGFDGDSHEKHGGTSGETSEMPASLPLLLCDRESPETKAPNPRLCLLPVAGAGVEALGRDGDRHSVSKRWSEARSFRTDSESDCGRMLPGCCIGKLAVLEVYRLCEMMGLPREF; the protein is encoded by the exons ATGCCGTTTATGGGAATACTCAAACTGGGATTTCCAACTGAAAATGTCAATTTCCAAAAAGATGAGCAAATCGTAAAGAAATTCTTTGCCTTTGAAGCAGTTTGGAATGTGTTATTTCTACATAGACATGGGCTCTTTTTGGCCTTGTTTTGCCCACAGCCTGTGTCCTGTGAAAG gggccgtgcacaatccggatttgatggagacagccatgagaagcacggaggaacatctggagaaacttctgaaatgcccgcttcgctgccgctgctactgtgcgatcgagaatctccggagaccaaggccccaaatcctcggctttgtctactgcctgttgctggggctggggtcgaagcgctaggCAGAGATGGTGATCGGCactcggtgtcgaagaggtggtcggaggctcggagttttcggacggactctgagtcggactgtggtcgaatgcttccgggatgctgcatcggcaagttggcggtgctggaggtttaccgtctgtgtgagatgatgggacttccgagagaattttga
- the LOC134357605 gene encoding uncharacterized protein LOC134357605 isoform X3 gives MTEVLMKWRGRAQSGFDGDSHEKHGGTSGETSEMPASLPLLLCDRESPETKAPNPRLCLLPVAGAGVEALGRDGDRHSVSKRWSEARSFRTDSESDCGRMLPGCCIGKLAVLEVYRLCEMMGLPREF, from the exons ATGACTGAGGTACTAATGAAGTGGAG gggccgtgcacaatccggatttgatggagacagccatgagaagcacggaggaacatctggagaaacttctgaaatgcccgcttcgctgccgctgctactgtgcgatcgagaatctccggagaccaaggccccaaatcctcggctttgtctactgcctgttgctggggctggggtcgaagcgctaggCAGAGATGGTGATCGGCactcggtgtcgaagaggtggtcggaggctcggagttttcggacggactctgagtcggactgtggtcgaatgcttccgggatgctgcatcggcaagttggcggtgctggaggtttaccgtctgtgtgagatgatgggacttccgagagaattttga